The proteins below are encoded in one region of Pseudonocardia sp. DSM 110487:
- a CDS encoding ABC transporter ATP-binding protein: MTAVLTANAVTKRFAKGDEAIVALRELSVSIAEGTFVTILGRSGCGKSTLLNMLAGLTPPSTGEIWYRDRRLAGPDIQIGYLTQHDTLMPWRDVLRNVEMPLEIRGVDTAKRRAVATDLVQRVGLAGFEKHYPRELSGGMRRRAGLARMLAGSPETLLMDEPFGALDAQLRMELQLELLRLWQGSGQTVVFVTHDIEEALLLGDRVVVLGRVGRILLDREIGLARPRSADDLRVDPEFVALHRELSTALKNESPEEEQP, from the coding sequence GTGACCGCGGTCCTCACAGCCAATGCTGTGACCAAGCGGTTCGCCAAGGGCGACGAGGCGATCGTCGCCCTGCGCGAGCTCAGCGTGAGCATCGCGGAGGGCACATTCGTCACGATCCTGGGGCGCAGTGGCTGCGGCAAGTCGACCCTGCTCAACATGCTCGCCGGGCTCACCCCGCCGAGCACCGGCGAGATCTGGTACCGGGACCGCAGGTTGGCCGGGCCGGATATCCAGATCGGCTACCTCACGCAGCACGACACGCTGATGCCGTGGCGCGACGTCCTGCGCAACGTCGAGATGCCGCTGGAGATCCGCGGCGTCGACACCGCGAAGCGGCGGGCCGTCGCCACCGACCTCGTGCAGCGGGTCGGCCTCGCCGGGTTCGAGAAGCACTACCCGCGCGAGCTGTCCGGCGGGATGCGGCGGCGGGCCGGCCTCGCGCGCATGCTCGCGGGCAGCCCGGAGACGCTGCTGATGGACGAGCCGTTCGGCGCGCTCGACGCGCAGCTGCGCATGGAGCTGCAGCTGGAGCTGCTGCGGCTGTGGCAGGGCAGCGGCCAGACCGTGGTGTTCGTGACGCACGACATCGAGGAGGCGCTGTTGCTCGGCGACCGGGTCGTGGTGCTCGGGCGGGTCGGCCGGATCCTGCTCGACCGCGAGATCGGGCTGGCCCGTCCGCGCTCGGCCGACGACCTGCGGGTCGACCCGGAGTTCGTGGCGCTGCACAGGGAGCTGTCCACGGCACTCAAGAACGAGTCGCCCGAGGAGGAGCAGCCATGA
- a CDS encoding DUF6282 family protein translates to MTEHPEPSAHARELVRGAYDVHIHVAPDVMRRRIDDVTLAERFAAVGMAGFVLKSHYTSTAERAEVVRRARPGVDALGAITLNASVGGLNPIAVEIAGRGGARFVWLPTVDSANQRACHAEEPEGAKPPMWAQLQADLAAAGMAADPVDVLDADGKVLERTRQVLRLVAMHDMTLATGHVHQDESVAVIDAALDEGVRRIVVTHPEFTSQRIGVQRQRALAEKGALLERCYTTPYTGKVSWDVWLGNIREVGPRHSVISSDLGQPFNPPVEDGLALAADRLLDAGFTDDEVRLMTVHNSRWLVGADPLPDAPGDQR, encoded by the coding sequence ATGACCGAGCACCCAGAGCCATCGGCCCATGCGCGCGAGCTGGTGCGAGGCGCTTACGACGTGCACATCCACGTCGCTCCCGACGTGATGCGGCGGCGGATCGACGACGTCACCCTCGCCGAGCGGTTCGCAGCCGTCGGCATGGCGGGATTCGTCCTCAAGTCCCACTACACGTCGACGGCCGAACGTGCCGAGGTGGTCCGGCGGGCCCGCCCCGGCGTCGACGCGCTCGGTGCCATCACCCTCAACGCGTCGGTCGGCGGGCTCAACCCGATCGCGGTGGAGATCGCGGGCCGAGGTGGCGCGCGGTTCGTGTGGCTGCCCACGGTCGACAGCGCGAATCAGCGTGCCTGCCATGCCGAGGAGCCGGAGGGCGCGAAGCCGCCGATGTGGGCGCAGCTGCAGGCCGACCTCGCCGCGGCCGGCATGGCCGCCGACCCGGTGGACGTGCTCGACGCGGACGGCAAGGTGCTGGAGCGCACGCGGCAGGTGCTGCGGCTCGTCGCCATGCACGACATGACGCTCGCCACCGGGCACGTGCACCAGGACGAGTCCGTCGCGGTCATCGACGCGGCGCTCGACGAAGGCGTGCGGCGCATCGTCGTGACGCATCCGGAGTTCACCTCCCAGCGGATCGGTGTGCAGCGGCAGCGTGCGCTCGCCGAGAAGGGCGCTCTGCTGGAACGCTGTTACACAACGCCGTACACGGGCAAGGTGTCCTGGGACGTGTGGCTCGGCAACATCCGCGAAGTCGGGCCGCGGCACTCGGTGATCTCCAGCGACCTGGGCCAACCGTTCAACCCACCGGTCGAGGACGGTCTCGCGCTGGCCGCCGACCGGCTGCTGGATGCCGGCTTCACCGACGACGAGGTGCGGCTCATGACCGTCCACAACAGCCGCTGGCTGGTCGGGGCAGACCCGCTGCCCGACGCACCGGGAGACCAGCGGTGA
- a CDS encoding NAD(P)-dependent oxidoreductase, translated as MRATIAVLGLGEAGGAFARDLVAAGAAVRGYDPAVPAPDGVLDTGSEAEAAKGADLVLSVNSASAALDALEAGLATAAMWADLNTASPGTKRRLAEIAAAHGVPFADVAIMAPVPGHGLRVPMLATGQAAHQVTEILRPFGASVEVITGPAGLAAERKLLRSVFFKGMAAAVVEALTAARAAGCEDWLREVIENELARVDAATVERLVSGSHRHAVRRTAEMAAAAEMLGELGVPADVAAAARDHLARL; from the coding sequence ATGAGAGCAACCATCGCCGTGCTCGGCCTCGGCGAGGCCGGGGGCGCCTTCGCGCGCGACCTCGTCGCCGCAGGCGCGGCCGTACGGGGCTACGACCCGGCCGTCCCGGCCCCGGACGGCGTGCTCGACACCGGTTCCGAGGCCGAGGCCGCCAAAGGCGCCGACCTCGTGCTGAGCGTGAACAGCGCATCGGCCGCGCTCGACGCGCTCGAGGCGGGCCTCGCCACGGCCGCGATGTGGGCCGACCTCAACACCGCATCGCCCGGCACGAAGCGCAGGCTCGCCGAGATCGCGGCGGCGCACGGTGTGCCCTTCGCGGATGTGGCGATCATGGCGCCCGTTCCGGGGCACGGGCTGCGGGTTCCGATGCTCGCCACCGGCCAGGCGGCCCACCAGGTGACGGAGATCCTTCGCCCCTTCGGAGCATCGGTCGAGGTCATTACCGGACCGGCCGGCCTGGCCGCCGAACGCAAGCTGCTGCGCAGCGTGTTCTTCAAGGGAATGGCGGCCGCCGTAGTGGAGGCGCTGACCGCGGCCCGGGCCGCCGGGTGCGAGGACTGGCTCCGGGAGGTCATCGAGAACGAGCTGGCCCGGGTGGACGCCGCCACTGTGGAGCGGCTGGTCAGCGGTTCCCACCGGCACGCCGTGCGGCGCACGGCGGAGATGGCCGCGGCGGCCGAGATGCTCGGCGAGCTCGGAGTGCCCGCGGACGTCGCCGCCGCGGCTCGCGATCACCTCGCCCGACTGTGA
- a CDS encoding dihydrofolate reductase family protein: protein MSQLLRVQNFTVSRDGFGAGEGQSLERPFGHADPREMIAWAGATASWPNRTDPGGSRGLDDYFTRDFTNNIGAEIMGRNKFGPQRGPWRDHEWLGWWGDEPPFHTPVFVLTHHERPSFTLSDTTFHFVDGDPATVLEQAKEAAQGKDVRLGGGATTIREFLDADLVDTLHVAVSHVELGSGVRLWKSPDELLNRFHLEVVPSPSGVTHHLFWRR, encoded by the coding sequence ATGAGTCAGCTACTGAGGGTCCAGAACTTCACCGTCTCACGCGACGGCTTCGGCGCAGGCGAGGGCCAGAGCCTCGAGCGGCCATTCGGCCATGCCGATCCCCGGGAAATGATCGCCTGGGCCGGCGCAACCGCGAGCTGGCCCAACCGGACCGACCCCGGTGGAAGCCGCGGCCTCGACGACTACTTCACGAGGGACTTCACCAACAACATCGGCGCCGAGATCATGGGCCGCAACAAGTTCGGCCCGCAGCGCGGTCCCTGGCGCGACCACGAGTGGCTCGGCTGGTGGGGTGACGAGCCTCCGTTCCACACGCCGGTGTTCGTGCTGACCCACCATGAGCGTCCGTCGTTCACGCTCTCCGACACGACGTTCCACTTCGTCGACGGCGATCCGGCCACGGTGCTCGAGCAGGCGAAGGAGGCGGCGCAGGGCAAGGATGTCCGGCTCGGTGGCGGGGCCACCACCATCCGGGAGTTCCTCGACGCCGACCTCGTCGACACCCTGCACGTGGCGGTCTCCCACGTCGAGCTCGGATCCGGGGTGCGGCTCTGGAAGTCGCCCGACGAGCTGCTCAACCGGTTCCACCTCGAGGTCGTGCCCAGCCCGAGCGGCGTGACCCACCACCTGTTCTGGCGCCGGTAG
- a CDS encoding translation factor GTPase family protein, with translation MPLNIGILAHIDAGKTSLTERLLYDTGAIARLGSVDGGDTQTDTGAIERQRGITVRSAVAAFTVGATHVNLIDTPGHPDFIAEVERALGVLDGVVLVLSAVEGVQAQTRVLMRTVREMRLPTLLFANKIDRRGARDDELLAEVRRTIAPNVVKMTRIAALGTRVASAVAEPLDRPEIAEVLAETDDRVLARVVEGPPPTAAEVADALAAGTAAGRVQPLFAGSALSGAGIPALLDGIVRLLPPAPVVAAAGPRGTVFAVEREPSGQKLAYVRLFAGEVRPRQRVVIRRRRQDGGCDELPAQVTSLRVVGRNGTERLVAGDIGRLGGLEPKVGDRLGGVAADEAGPRFARPTLRTTVRPRDPADAGRLHAALTSLADEDPLIHAHVVPGGATEVLLYGEVQKEVIAERLAIEHGVEAEFTPSRIVCVERPVGVGEAVEEFGRRGPALGRYWATVGLRVEPGPRDSGVTFRYETELGALPRAFHTAIEETVHLASRRGPQGWAVTDCRVTLVRSGFDAPTSVAADFRCLTALVLARALERAGTRVYEPYHAFELEIPADVLSEVVARITVLGARIAETAGDAARWRLAGTVPARRLDAVQRTLPGLTRGEAVWWTRPAADQPS, from the coding sequence ATGCCCCTCAACATCGGGATACTCGCTCACATCGACGCCGGTAAGACCAGCCTCACCGAGCGCCTGCTCTACGACACCGGCGCCATCGCGCGCCTCGGCAGCGTCGACGGCGGCGACACCCAGACCGACACCGGCGCCATCGAGCGGCAACGGGGGATCACCGTCCGCTCGGCGGTGGCGGCGTTCACTGTCGGCGCCACCCACGTCAACCTCATAGACACGCCCGGCCACCCGGACTTCATCGCCGAGGTCGAGCGCGCGCTCGGCGTGCTCGACGGGGTGGTGCTCGTGCTCTCCGCCGTCGAGGGCGTGCAGGCGCAGACGCGCGTGCTGATGCGCACGGTCCGCGAGATGCGGCTGCCCACCCTGCTGTTCGCCAACAAGATCGACCGGCGAGGTGCCCGCGATGACGAGCTGCTCGCCGAGGTCAGGCGCACGATCGCCCCGAATGTAGTCAAGATGACGAGAATCGCCGCACTCGGAACACGGGTGGCCTCCGCGGTTGCCGAACCGCTCGACCGGCCGGAGATCGCGGAGGTGCTCGCCGAGACCGACGACCGCGTGCTCGCGCGCGTCGTGGAGGGGCCGCCGCCGACGGCCGCCGAGGTGGCGGACGCACTCGCCGCGGGCACCGCGGCCGGGCGGGTCCAGCCCCTGTTCGCAGGCTCGGCGCTGAGCGGGGCCGGCATCCCGGCGCTGCTCGACGGGATCGTGCGACTGCTCCCTCCCGCGCCGGTCGTGGCGGCCGCCGGGCCGCGGGGCACCGTCTTCGCCGTCGAGCGGGAGCCGTCCGGGCAGAAGCTCGCTTACGTGCGGCTCTTCGCCGGTGAGGTCCGTCCGCGGCAGCGTGTGGTGATCCGCAGGCGCCGCCAGGACGGAGGCTGCGATGAGCTGCCCGCACAGGTCACGTCCCTCCGGGTGGTCGGGCGCAACGGCACCGAGCGGCTCGTGGCCGGCGACATCGGCCGACTCGGCGGGCTGGAGCCGAAGGTGGGCGACCGGCTCGGCGGCGTCGCTGCTGACGAGGCGGGCCCGCGCTTCGCTCGCCCGACCCTGCGCACGACCGTCCGTCCCCGCGACCCGGCCGACGCGGGCCGCCTGCACGCCGCGCTCACGAGCCTGGCCGACGAGGATCCGCTGATCCACGCGCATGTGGTGCCGGGCGGCGCCACGGAGGTGCTGCTGTACGGCGAGGTGCAGAAGGAGGTCATCGCCGAGCGGCTCGCCATCGAGCACGGTGTCGAAGCGGAGTTCACGCCGAGCCGGATCGTGTGTGTCGAACGGCCGGTGGGCGTGGGTGAGGCCGTCGAGGAGTTCGGCAGGCGCGGGCCGGCGCTGGGCCGCTACTGGGCGACGGTCGGGCTGCGCGTCGAGCCCGGGCCCCGGGACAGCGGTGTCACGTTCCGGTACGAGACCGAGCTCGGGGCGCTCCCGCGGGCGTTCCACACCGCGATCGAGGAGACCGTGCACCTCGCGAGCAGACGGGGACCGCAGGGGTGGGCGGTGACCGACTGCCGCGTCACGCTCGTGCGCTCCGGCTTCGACGCGCCGACGAGCGTGGCCGCCGACTTCCGGTGCCTCACCGCGTTGGTGCTGGCCAGGGCGCTGGAGCGGGCGGGCACGCGGGTGTACGAGCCGTACCACGCGTTCGAGCTGGAGATCCCGGCCGACGTGCTCAGCGAGGTCGTCGCGCGGATCACGGTGCTCGGGGCGCGCATCGCGGAGACCGCGGGCGATGCCGCCCGGTGGCGGCTCGCGGGCACGGTTCCGGCCCGCCGGCTCGACGCGGTGCAGCGCACCCTCCCCGGCCTCACCCGAGGCGAGGCGGTGTGGTGGACGCGCCCCGCTGCGGATCAGCCGAGCTGA